A DNA window from Myxocyprinus asiaticus isolate MX2 ecotype Aquarium Trade chromosome 15, UBuf_Myxa_2, whole genome shotgun sequence contains the following coding sequences:
- the LOC127453339 gene encoding ras-related protein Rab-39B-like isoform X2, whose translation MLGDSTVGKSSMLKRYTEDLFLECINQTVGVDFYVHFLEVEPGVRVKLQFWDTAGQERFRSVTRSYYRNSVGGLLVFDLGNRASFEHLRQWHAEVCERVQPYTVLFVLVGHKSDRDQVGEREVDRTEAERLASQLGALYIEASAKTGHNVKDAFDLLTRRIYQGLKNGEVELREGWDGVKSSAPATEMLQKIQKNEPSKKNKSCAC comes from the exons ATGCTAGGAGACTCCACAGTGGGCAAGTCATCCATGCTGAAGCGCTACACAGAGGACCTGTTTCTGGAGTGCATAAACCAGACTGTCGGTGTGGACTTCTATGTACACTTCCTAGAGGTGGAGCCTGGGGTGAGAGTGAAACTGCAGTTCTGGGATACAGCTGGCCAGGAGAGGTTTAG GTCTGTGACCCGCTCGTACTACCGTAACTCCGTCGGAGGTCTGCTGGTGTTTGACCTGGGCAACCGTGCCTCTTTTGAGCATTTGCGGCAGTGGCACGCAGAGGTGTGTGAGCGAGTACAACCTTACACTGTGCTTTTTGTTCTGGTGGGACACAAAAGTGACCGAGATCAGGTTGGAGAACGGGAGGTGGACCGAACTGAGGCCGAAAGGCTTGCAAGCCAGTTAGGAGCGCTGTACATTGAGGCCTCTGCCAAAACGGGTCACAATGTGAAGGATGCATTTGACCTGTTGACCCGGCGGATTTATCAGGGCTTGAAGAATGGAGAGGTGGAGTTGCGTGAGGGATGGGACGGGGTCAAGAGCTCAGCTCCTGCTACAGAAATGCTCCAGAAAATCCAGAAAAATGAACCTTCTAAGAAAAACAAGAGCTGTGCCTGCTAa
- the LOC127453339 gene encoding ras-related protein Rab-39B-like isoform X1 — protein sequence MDLTLWQYQFRIIMLGDSTVGKSSMLKRYTEDLFLECINQTVGVDFYVHFLEVEPGVRVKLQFWDTAGQERFRSVTRSYYRNSVGGLLVFDLGNRASFEHLRQWHAEVCERVQPYTVLFVLVGHKSDRDQVGEREVDRTEAERLASQLGALYIEASAKTGHNVKDAFDLLTRRIYQGLKNGEVELREGWDGVKSSAPATEMLQKIQKNEPSKKNKSCAC from the exons ATGGATCTTACTTTGTGGCAGTACCAGTTTCGAATCATCATGCTAGGAGACTCCACAGTGGGCAAGTCATCCATGCTGAAGCGCTACACAGAGGACCTGTTTCTGGAGTGCATAAACCAGACTGTCGGTGTGGACTTCTATGTACACTTCCTAGAGGTGGAGCCTGGGGTGAGAGTGAAACTGCAGTTCTGGGATACAGCTGGCCAGGAGAGGTTTAG GTCTGTGACCCGCTCGTACTACCGTAACTCCGTCGGAGGTCTGCTGGTGTTTGACCTGGGCAACCGTGCCTCTTTTGAGCATTTGCGGCAGTGGCACGCAGAGGTGTGTGAGCGAGTACAACCTTACACTGTGCTTTTTGTTCTGGTGGGACACAAAAGTGACCGAGATCAGGTTGGAGAACGGGAGGTGGACCGAACTGAGGCCGAAAGGCTTGCAAGCCAGTTAGGAGCGCTGTACATTGAGGCCTCTGCCAAAACGGGTCACAATGTGAAGGATGCATTTGACCTGTTGACCCGGCGGATTTATCAGGGCTTGAAGAATGGAGAGGTGGAGTTGCGTGAGGGATGGGACGGGGTCAAGAGCTCAGCTCCTGCTACAGAAATGCTCCAGAAAATCCAGAAAAATGAACCTTCTAAGAAAAACAAGAGCTGTGCCTGCTAa
- the LOC127453347 gene encoding transcription initiation factor TFIID subunit 12-like produces MTQYPTPTSRSNFYTVVKAEASSTPPLSTNMANSTVAPGKVPGTPGPAGRLSPEGAQVLSKKKLQDLVREIDPNEQLDEDVEEMLLQIADDFIESVVTAACQLARHRKSNTLEVKDVQLHLERQWNMWIPGFGSDEIRPYKKACTTEAHKQRMALIRKTTKK; encoded by the exons ATGACCCAATATCCTACACCGACCAGTCGCTCCAACTTCTACACTGTCGTGAAAGCAGAAGCCTCTTCCACACCACCCCTCTCCACCAACATGGCCAACAGTACAGTCGCTCCAGGCAAAGTTCCAGGCACCCCTGGGCCAGCAGGGAGACTGAGTCCTGAAGGAGCTCAG GTGCTTAGTAAGAAGAAGCTGCAGGATCTTGTGCGGGAAATTGACCCTAATGAGCAACTTGATGAGGATGTGGAGGAG ATGCTCTTGCAGATTGCTGATGACTTCATTGAGAGTGTGGTGACTGCTGCATGCCAGCTTGCCCGACACAGAAAGTCAAACACTCTTGAAGTGAAGGATGTCCAGCTGCACCTTG aacGACAGTGGAACATGTGGATTCCTGGCTTTGGCTCAGATGAGATTCGGCCATACAAAAAGGCATGCACCACAGAAGCCCACAAACAG AGAATGGCACTGATTCGCAAAACAACCAAAAAGTAG